A genome region from Pristis pectinata isolate sPriPec2 chromosome 4, sPriPec2.1.pri, whole genome shotgun sequence includes the following:
- the LOC127569150 gene encoding LOW QUALITY PROTEIN: protocadherin-10-like (The sequence of the model RefSeq protein was modified relative to this genomic sequence to represent the inferred CDS: inserted 2 bases in 1 codon), whose protein sequence is MANSGSNNIAAVRTFAFIILVCTTDLISGQLRYSIHEELEEGAFVGNIAQDLGLHIQQLSARKFRLTSDDGGQYMKISLGNGILSIREKIDRELHCGQATACIIPFKIILENPLAVYRGEVEILDINDNSPTFGDGTIALHVSEAMAPGVGFPLESAEDRDVGINAVAAYSISSSEYFSLKTQRTEDGMMVAELLLEKSLDRELQSSFQLQLMATDGGIPQRSGTAQVLITVVDSNDNPPVFDHKIYRGSLREDXSPLVMKVKADDLDEGLNAELTYSFSKLTSPSVRELFSLDPRTGEIRTERELDFEEANSYSLNIQAVDHGSPATTGHTKVMVKVVDVNDNAPEIKVTSTINNVPENASPGTLVTLVNVIDLDSGENGQIYCEVPKNIPFRLQSSSKNHYELITSDPLDRESVPEYKIPFAAWDLGSPSLSTNKTIQVIISDINDNAPQFAEPSYDIYVMENNAPGASIFAVTASDPDLDQNSYVSYSFSENLLQDLPVSKYLSMNSMNGSIYALRSFDYEKLKNFQIHVQARDAGVPPLSSSVTVNVIILDQNDNPPVIVSPTAQSRSGVLEILPQSTAQGQLVTKIMATDADSGQNARLFYQLQRSTDPSLFKVGQRSGEIRTARNILESETTTQTLVILVKDNGQPSLSSTVTIQFAILENITDSITERSNLVTNPEYFSDLNLYLIVTFGCTSVLFLVTIILLIVIKCKQERNITQQYNSPSYCYKRGESHDAFNLRPAMEETLRYPGNDRIIRGPEAHHYSVCLSPESAKSDFLFLKPCGPPTS, encoded by the exons ATGGCGAATTCAGGGAGCAACAACATCGCTGCTGTCAGAACCTTTGCTTTCATCATTCTGGTATGTACAACGGATCTGATTTCTGGGCAACTTCGCTATTCTATTCACGAGGAATTGGAAGAAGGGGCTTTTGTTGGGAATATCGCTCAAGATTTGGGATTACATATACAGCAACTGTCTGCTCGTAAATTTCGGCTAACATCTGATGACGGAGGACAGTATATGAAGATTAGCTTGGGAAATGGGATATTGTCTATTCGTGAAAAAATTGACAGGGAGCTTCACTGTGGACAAGCAACTGCATGTAttattccatttaaaataatacTAGAAAATCCTTTGGCGGTGTATCGCGGGGAAGTCGAGATTCTTGATATAAATGATAATTCCCCCACTTTCGGGGACGGCACGATTGCCTTGCACGTATCGGAAGCAATGGCACCAGGGGTAGGCTTCCCTCTAGAGAGTGCGGAAGATCGGGACGTTGGAATAAATGCTGTCGCTGCTTATAGTATCAGTTCCAGCGAATATTTTAGTTTAAAGACGCAGAGAACAGAGGACGGGATGATGGTGGCCGAGTTGCTATTGGAGAAATCTTTGGACAGAGAGCTACAGTCCTCATTTCAACTGCAGCTGATGGCAACTGATGGTGGGATCCCTCAGAGATCTGGCACAGCTCAGGTTCTCATTACTGTAGTGGATAGCAATGATAACCCCCCAGTATTCGATCATAAAATTTACAGGGGCAGCTTAAGAGAAGA GTCCCCCTTGGTGATGAAAGTAAAAGCTGATGATCTGGACGAAGGTCTGAATGCTGAGCTAACATATTCTTTCAGCAAACTAACTTCACCAAGTGTGCGTGAATTATTCAGTTTGGATCCACGCACTGGGGAGATTCGGACTGAAAGAGAACTAGATTTTGAAGAAGCAAACAGTTATTCACTCAATATTCAAGCTGTGGACCACGGATCACCGGCAACCACCGGGCACACCAAAGTGATGGTCAAGGTAGTTGATGTAAACGACAACGCACCCGAGATAAAAGTAACATCAACCATTAACAATGTTCCGGAAAATGCTTCGCCAGGAACTTTAGTAACATTGGTGAATGTAATCGATCTCGATTCTGGAGAAAACGGACAGATTTACTGCGAGGTTCCAAAGAACATCCCATTTAGGCTTCAATCTTCGTCGAAGAATCATTATGAGTTGATAACCAGTGATCCTTTGGACCGTGAATCTGTCCCTGAGTATAAAATACCTTTTGCAGCCTGGGACTTGGGGTCGCCTTCACTATCGACGAATAAAACTATCCAGGTTATAATTTCTGATATAAATGATAACGCACCACAGTTTGCCGAACCATCCTACGACATATATGTGATGGAAAACAACGCTCCGGGTGCTTCTATTTTCGCAGTAACTGCTTCCGATCCTGACCTGGATCAAAATTCCTATGTTTCATACTCCTTCTCGGAAAATCTTCTCCAAGACCTCCCAGTGTCCAAGTACCTCAGCATGAACTCGATGAACGGCAGCATTTACGCGCTGCGTTCTTTTGACTACGAGAAACTCAAAAACTTCCAAATCCATGTTCAAGCCCGTGACGCTGGAGTGCCCCCGCTGAGCAGCAGCGTTACAGTGAATGTGATCATCCTGGATCAAAATGACAACCCTCCGGTAATTGTTTCACCTACAGCACAGAGTAGGTCAGGAGTACTGGAGATCCTGCCGCAGTCAACCGCCCAAGGGCAATTGGTCACCAAGATAATGGCTACTGATGCAGATTCTGGTCAGAACGCGAGACTCTTCTATCAGCTGCAAAGATCAACTGATCCCAGTTTGTTCAAGGTTGGACAACGCTCTGGTGAAATCAGAACAGCTCGCAACATTTTGGAGTCGGAAACCACCACACAAACTCTCGTCATACTGGTTAAGGACAACGGGCAGCCGAGCCTCTCCAGCACAGTGACAATTCAGTTTGCAATATTGGAGAACATCACGGACAGCATCACGGAGAGAAGCAATTTAGTGACCAACCCGGAATACTTCTCTGATCTAAATCTATATTTAATTGTTACTTTTGGTTGCACTTCCGTTCTGTTTCTTGTGACCATTATTCTGCTGATTGTAATAAAGTGCAAACAAGAGAGAAATATTACACAACAATATAATTCTCCTAGTTATTGTTA